Part of the Polyangiaceae bacterium genome, CCTCGCGGAACTTGCCCTCGGCGACCAGCTTCTCCAGATCGCGGTGCGTCGCGCACACCACGCGCACGTCCGCGCGCAACGTCTCGCGGCCACCCACGCGCTCGTAGCTGCGCTCCTGCAAGAAGCGCAGGAGCTTGCCCTGCATCTCCGGGGGCAGCTCGCCGATCTCGTCCAGGAAGAGCGTGCCCTCGTGGGCCATCTCGACCTTGCCGCGCACGCGCCGCTCGGCTCCGGTGAAGGCGCCTCGCTCGTGGCCGAAGAGCTCGCTCTCCACCAGCTGCGCCGGCAGCGTGGTGCAGTCCACGGTCACGAACGGCCCGCCCTGGCGCGGCGAGTTCACGTGGATGGCGCGAGCGAATAGGCCCTTGCCGGTGCCCGTCTCGCCACGCAGGAGCACGGTGGCGTCGGTCTGCGCCGCCAGGCCCACGCGCTGGTAGACCTTCCGCATCGCGGCGCTCCGGCCCACGATGCGGTTGAAGGGGCCGCGGAGCATCAGGCCGGGCCCCGACTCGTCCGGCGCCCGCAGTGTCGTGAGCGAGAGCGCTCGCGCCAGCTGCTGCGCCAGCGCCTCCAGGTAGCGCTCGTCCTCCGCATCGAACGGACCGTCCTGGCGGTTCAACAGCTGGATCACCCCGCGCACCGGCGCGCGGCCGTGCTCGCGGATGGCGGCCACCAGCATGCTCTGGGTGTGGTAGCCAGTCGCGCGATCGGCGCTCGGGTCGAAGCGCGGATCGCTCGCGGCCTCGTCCACGCGCACCGTCTCACCCGTGCGGGCGACGTAGCCGGCCAGCCCCTGCCCCATCGGCTGCCGGAGCTCGGGCACCTCCGGCAGGAGCGCCACTCGGGTGACCAGATCTCCGCGTTCGGCGTCCACCAGCCAGATGCTGGCGCGATCGGCGCGCAGCGACTCGGCCATGCGCTCGCAGGCGGTCGCGAGCAGGGTGTCGAGATCCACCTCGCGGCCGAGCAGCGAAGCCAGGTCGATGAGCAGGGAGAGCCGGGACATGGACAGCGGGGTAGCCGCCAGCATAGCCGAGGCTGGGCGGCTCCCCGCGAAGCCGGTCAGCGGGTGCCCGATCATGCGGCGACCGCTCGGCCCGAGAGCCCGATGACCAGACCCTCACGGGCGGCGATCGAGCCCGCGAACAGCGCCTGCGCCTTCTTCTCGAGCTCCGCCACCCCCGCGTCGGTGCGGCGCGGGTCGTGGTGGAAGAGCACGTATTGCCCGACGTCCGCCGCGTGCGCGAGCTTGGCGCCGTCCTCGTAGGTGGAGTGCCCCCAGCCCACCCGGGACGGGCCGCCCTCGCCGCGGTACTCGGCGGGGGTGTACTGCGAGTCGTAGATCAAGACGTCGGCGCCCAGCGCCAGCGCCCGCAGCGAGGGATCGACGCACGAGTAGTGCTCGGTGTCCGTCGCGTAGACCACGCTCCGGCCGGCGTAGTCGATGCGGTAGGCCAAGGAGCCTCCCGGGTGGTTGCCCTTCGCCACCCGGATGCGCGCGCCGTCGAGCTCGAGCACGTCGCCCGCCATCACCTCGCGCGTCTCCAGCGCACACGGCAGCTCCTCCAGGCGCACCGGAAAGACCGGGCTCGACATCTGGTGCTCGAGCACGTCGATGTTGCTGAGGCGGTCCGTCTGCGGCCCGACCACGGTGAGCTTGGTGGTGGGGATGTAGATGGGGGTGAAGAACGGCAGGCCCTGGATGTGGTCCCAGTGGTGGTGCGACAAGAGCAGGGTGGCCTCCACCGGCCCCTCCTTCATCAGCGCGTCGCCCAGCGGACGGATGCCAGTGCCGGAGTCGAGGATGAAGCGCGAGGCGCCGCACACGATCTCGACGCAGCTCGTGTTCCCTCCGACTCCCGCCGTCTCCGGACCCGGCGCTGCGATGCTCCCGCGAACTCCCCAGAATCGAATGCTGAACGTCATCTCTTGCCTCCTGCCCGCCCCCCTTTGCGAAGGGCGTGCCGAGGAGAAACCCCGGAGAAACGCGGGGAGGTGCGCGGGGCCGCACCGGTTTGGTGCGCCAGCTCGGGGCGGTGCACCCGGCTAGTGCTTGGGCCCGTCGAGACCCACCCGTGCTTCGAGCGCCGCGAGCCGCGCCGCCAGCTCGGCGCGTTCCTGCTCGGCCCGCAACCGCTCCGCGCGTTCGCGTTCCTTCTCCGCGCGTTCGCGTTCCTTCTCCGCGCGTTCGCGTTCCTTCTCCGCGCGTTCGCGTTCCTTCTCCGCGCGTTCGCGCTCGGCGCTCTCCACCGCGGGGAGCCACTCCCGCTCGCCGCGGGCGTCGTCGCTGACGATCAAGTGCCGCTCGCGAGCGGTGAGGAAGGCGTCGAGCCCTTCGCAGTAGACCGGCCCGGGACCGGCGTACACCCGCTCGAACGCGCCCGTCTCGTCGAGCCGCCAGAGCTGAATCGGCACCGGCCCGCCCAGCGAGGCCGGACCTGCCAGGAGCGGATCGAAGACCACCAGCTCCGGCGTGCCGAGGGCCGCGTAGCGCTCGTGGACGTCTCGGTAGTCCTTGTGCGGGTGATTGGCGCTCACGATCTCGAAGCAGACGCTCGGCGCCTGGTGACCGGGCCGCCAAAGGCACAAGCTGCTGGCCTCGTCGATGCCCGGCGGCGGCGGATCGAGCACGCACACGTCGGGGTCGATGCCGACCCGAGGCGTCTCCTCCAGCCAGCGGACCGCCAGGTTGCGCGCGACTGCCACAGGGCGGTCGAGCCCGCGCGCCCACTCGGAGAGCACGGACTTGAGGCGCTCGGCGGCGCGATCGTGGGGGACGGACTCCGGCACTTTGCCCTCGGGGAGCACCCACGCCTCCGACTGAGGTCGGACCGCGTACCGAAGCGCGACGAAGCTCGAGCTCACGCGACGGATCTTAGCCGGTGCGGGGTGCATGCGCGAGGCATTGCACTCGCCATGCCGGCGCGGAGGGCCCGCACTTCTCGGGGAATCCCCCCGGGGGCGGCTGGCGAAACTCGCCTTCGCCGCTGGCGATCGCCAGCTGTCGCGAAGTCAGGAGATGCTCACGTCGGTGCGCTGACCGGGGCCGAGCACCGCGAATGAGCTCCCCGCCAGCGTAGACGTACCCGGCGAGCGCGACGCTGAGCGCTACCCCTACCGCCGTGACTCCGACGTAGATGGCTCGCAACCGGCGCAGGTTGTCGCTGGAGCGGAGACTACATCAATCCAGGTCGACCGTCGGCCTCAGCCCTTGCTCGTCGAGATCTCCGCCAACTCCTGCAACGTGGCGCGCAGTCGGCGCTCGCGGGCGCGAGCGATGCGGGAATACGCGACACGGATGGCTGCCACGCCGCTCAGCGCGAGGAGCGCCCAGACGGCGGGCCAGGTCACGCGGCTCGATCGCAGCAAAGCGGGGATCGCCATCGCGAGGGGAAAGCCCAGAATGTACACCCACGCGAAGCACATGCCGAGCAAGTGCTTGAACCGTTCGCTGACGCGGACGGTCGTGGTCCCCCCTCGCACGACCAGCGAGACGTTGACGTCGCGCTGACTCGAAGAGGTCAAGAGCGACCAGTGACACGAGCGGCCCACCGCTAGAAACTGTCCCTGAGCGTCGAAGCGTCGTTGGAGAGCCTCGACGACCAGGTCGTGCTTCTCGGGCTCGAGCTCGAGTGGCAGCGTGCGCTCGAGCTGCACTCGCAGCGGAGCGCCGAGCAATACTGCCAGGGCTCCGCCGCCGGCTCTGTCCCGGTCGCCGAGGACCTCCTTCAGCTGCAGCTCCAGCTGAGCGATTCGCGCCAAGAGCCCTGCCGTCGGCTCGCGATAGGCCATCTACCCGTGGTACGCGGCGCGGCGCCCATGGATGCCCCGCCGGACCTGCACGGTGGAAAGTACCCGACGAAGGCCCCGGCGATCGCCTCGTTCCGAACGGCGTAACCGGCGCTGGTGTGGTGGATGCCATCGGCGAACGGCGTGCTGTCGGTCGCGGCGATCGCGGCCCAGTCGAAGACCTTCAGGTTGGGCCAGCGGGCCTTGGCGTCCGTGAGCGCCTCGTTCCAGAGCTGCATGTTGGCGTTGGACCAGTACCGCTGGTCCTGGTGGTGAAGGCGTTCACCCACATCACCGGCGCGGCGGCGCTCGGATCGATGTCGCCGCAGGTCGAGCAGGCTCGACGCTACGGGCGGCTCAGAGCTGCCCTTGCAGGAACGCGACGGCCAACAGGTGTACACCGAGCTCGAGCTCTCGCTCGTTGGAAGTGGTCACGCTGCTGGAAGAGCTGGTGCGCGAGAGCCGTAGCGAGCTCCCCGCCCGCGGCTTGAGCAGGCGGTCGTCGAAGCGGGCCTGCGGCAACGCGCTCCGCAGTACACCCACGAGCGTGGTGAAGCTCTCCGTGGCGCTCTTGCCCATGCGCGAGCCGAGGCCGGTGTAGTGCAGGCGCGTCTCGCGCAAGAGCACGTGTCCGCGGCCGGCTCGGTGGAGCACGAACAGGACGCGCTCGGTCTCCCGCGTCGCGCTGCGCGCGGTGACCGTGGTCGTCTTCGAGCGCACGAGCCCGCCGGTCAGCGCGGCGCGTCCGAGGCTCAGCTTCTTCTCGCGAAGCTCCTGCGTGCTCTCCTGGTCGACGACGTGCGTGGCCAGGATCAGCGCCAACACGTCGGCGTGGCTCGTGCGGGTCGTCGCCTGACCCGGAGCGGCGAAGACCAGCGCGTCCGGCTCCAGCCCGAAGGTCTTCGGCTGGAGCATGTCCGACGACGAAGCGACGTGGCCGGCGTCGCAAGCCACCGCGCCGTGCCCTCGCGCGCGGAGCGCAGCCAGGAGCGAGCGCGCGCGCTCGGGGTCCTGGGTCTCGAGGAGCACCACGGGCAGCGGCGCCGAGAGGCCGAGGCGAAGCTCGTAGGCGCCCACGCCGAGCAGCGGCGCGAGAGCGCTCACCTCGAGAGCCAGCGCCTCGGGGCTGGGCGGGCGTGCCCAGCGCGTGAGGGCGACCAAATAGTCGGTCACGGGCAGCGCGTTCCGCCCTCGTAGACCAGCACGCTGGTGAGCGTGATCTGCGCGTCGAGGCTCTGGTAGTAGGGCTTGAGCGCTACGAACCAGCTCAGGTCTTTTCCGGCGAGCGTGCCGCCAGCGTCGTCCGCGCTCACGCACCCGTCGTGGACGAACCCGCCCCAGGGTGGAGACCCGGGGACCGTGATGCCGTCGAAGCCCGGCACGTAGAGGCGCTTGCCGTAGGCTATCTCGTTCTTGTCCACGGCGATCGTCCTGAAAGGCACCAGGGCCTTGTTCTGTACGCCGTACCCCCAGGGATGTTGCGCGTCCGCGACGATGTAACACGGCGAGGTCGGACACGCGCAGGGGCCCGCGTACGAGAGCACGGTGCCGTTCGAGAGCTTGCCCGTGCCGAGCTGCGCGAGCGAGGTCGCGAAGGACGCGCTCACGCTCGTGATCAAGACGCAGCTCGCGTCGTAGAGGTTGGTGCTCTTCGTGCCGCTGAAATCGTCTTCGCTGGTGATGTAGTAGAAGCCCAGGGCGAAATCGCCCACCAACGGGCCCTCCTGGGGCGGGCCGCCGCCGCTGCCGCCGAGCGAGGCGTCACCGCCGGTCGCGCCCACGCCGCCGGCGCCGCCTCCCGCCTGCGCGCCACCGCCCGGCGCCCCACCGCCCGCGACGCCGCCGACGTTGACCCCGCCGCTGCCCGCGCCGCCGCCGAAGCCGCCGCCCGCAGCCCCGCCCAGCGACGGGTCGTCCGTCACGAGCGGAGCCAGCTCGAACGTACAGGCCGATACCAGGACCGCCAGCAGAGGGAAGCGCCAGGCTCTCACGCTGTCCGACGTCACGATAGCATGCCGCGCTCGCGGCGCGCGCCAGCGCCGGCTAGCATCGGGGTGATTGGCCGACACCATCACCGAGAGCACGACGCACCCGCAGCGCGCCGCGTTGGGACAGCCCGAAATCGGCGTCGTCGTGCTGTACTCGCGGGGGCCGATCGTGCCCTTCGCCCGCTCCGTCCCGGCCTCGGCCAGCGTCGGGCGCGAAGGCGACGTCCAGATCGACGACGCCGGAGCATCGCGCGTCCACGCGCGCTTCGACAACCGCGGCGCCGCGCTGTGGGTCTCGGATCTGGGCAGCCGGAACGGCACCTTTCTGAACGGCGCCGCGATCGCGACGAGCGGCCAGCTCGCTCCCCCTGGCTCCGTCGTCCGCGTCGGCAGGACCTTGCTGCTCGTGCTCGCCGACGTGACGCCCTGGTTCGCGCCGCCGGTGGACGCCGCGGGCCTGGTCGGAGGTCCAGCCCTGGACGATGCGCGGCACTCGATCGCGACCATCGCGCCCACGCCGGCTCCGGTGCTGATCCTGGGCGAGACCGGCACCGGCAAGGAACTGGTGGCCAACGCCATCCACCGCGTCAGCGGACGGTCCGGGAACTTCGTCGCGCTCAACTGCGCCGCCGTGCCTTCGGAGCTGGTGGACGCCGAGCTCTTCGGCCACACGCGCGGCGCGTTCTCGGGCGCGACTGCGGCGCGCGGGGGCCTGATCCGAGCCGCCGACGGCGGCACGTTGTTCCTGGACGAGGTCGGCGAGATGACCCCGCCCATCCAGGCCAAGCTGCTCCGCACCCTCGAGACCAGAGAGGTGCGCTCGGTGGGCGAAGACAGGGTGTCCGTGGTGGACGTGCGTTTCGTCGCGGCGACCAACCGCGATCTCGTCGAGCAGGTCGACTCCGGGGGCTTTCGCGGCGATCTGCTGCACCGGCTCTCCGGGTTCGGCATCTCGCTGCCGCCGCTGCGGTCCCGCATCGAGGACGTGGGCGCTCTCGCTGAGGCCTTCCTGGCGGGCTCCGGCCTCGCGCTGTCGGTCCTCGCGCTGGAGCAGCTCTTGCTCCACGGCTGGCCCGGCAACGTGCGGGAGCTCAAGAACGTGATTGCGGCGGCGAGCGCGGTGGCCCAGCGGCGAGGCCACGCGGAAATCGAGCTGGAGGACCTGCCGCGGCTCACCGTGCCGGAGCCGCGCTCCCGCCCGCCGGCCGCCGAGGATCCCGGCGAACGCATCCGCAGGGCGCTCGCGCAGTCGGGCGGCGACGTGGCGCAGGCGGCGCGCGAGCTCTCGACCAGCCGCACCTCCCTGTACGAAACGCTGCGCCGCTTGGGGATCGACGCGAAGAGCTTCCGCCGCCGCTGAGATCGCGGATAATGCCCGGGATGTCTCTCCGAGCGCTGGGCGCCAGCGCCGCCGTCGTGCTCGCGCTCTTGGCCCCGTCTGCCGCCGCGAGCGAGCCGACCGAGGCCGCCGCCGCCTTCGACGAGGGCATGGGACACTATCGACGCAAGGCGTACACCGAGGCCGCGCAAGCCTTCTTTCGCGCGTATCGCCTGGAGCCGAGCGCGGACGCGGCCTACAACGCGGGCCTCGCCTGGGAGCTGTCGGGAAAAACCGCCTTGGCGGCGACCGCGTACCTGGTGGCCCTCGCCCGCGAGCTCGAGCCGGGCGCCGCCGCGGATGCGCGTGCGCGCGTCGAGCGGCTCGCGCCGGAGCTCGGGCGCATCGAGGTCTCGGCGCCCGAGGGCGCCCGGGTCGGCGTGCCGCCCTTCGAGCTCGAGGCGAACCACGCGGTGTTCTACCTGGAGCCCGGGCGTCACGAGGTCGGCGTCCGGCTGCGCGACGGCACCGCGCGCGTGCGCCGGGTGGACGCCGCCGCCGGACGCACGACGGTGCTCCTGATCGAGGAGGCCCGGCGCGAGGCAGCCGAACCGAGCGCGCCGCAACCCGATCCGGCGCGCTCGGAGCGCTCGTCGAGAAACGACTACGCCACCGCGGGTTGGATCTCCGTCGGCGTCGGAGCAGCAGCCGCGGGGGTCGCGGTGGTACTCGGCGTGCAGGCGCTGGGCGCGCGAGACGACTTCAACGCTTCGGGGCACCGAGACGCGGACGCGCGCGACCGCGCCGAGCGGCTGCGCACCTTCACCAACGTCGCCTGGGGGGTGGCAGGCCTGGCCGCCGCCGGCGGCGTCGGGCTCTTGCTCTTCGCACCCTCGGAGAGCACGGACGTCGCTCGCCTCCGGCCGAGCGGGGTCGCGCTGCGCGGGCGGTTCTAGCCTAGCGCTTGTACGGGTTCGCGCGGGGCTCCGGCGGCGCGTACACCGACGGCGCGAGGGCGGGCGCGCGCGGGAAGCGGCGGCCCGCGGCGGCGGCGCCGGGCTCGAGCCCGAGATCGTCGGGGCTGATCGCGGTGGCGTCCGCCGGGTCGTCCTTCACTGCCTCGACGGGGAGCTCGGCTGGGGTCACGACGGGCAGGCTCGCGCTGCTCGCTGCGGGGGCAGGCCTGGGCGCCGGCGACGCGTTGCTCTCCGCCGAGGGGCTGCCCGAGCTCCTCGTCATGCTCACGGCCACTCCCACGACCGAGACCACGATCAGCGCGAGCCCCGCGAGCCAAGCTCGGGAGCGCGCCTTGGGCGCAACCTCCACCACGGTGGCCGCGAGCTGAGTCAGCGCCTCGCTCGGCGGCGCGGACGGACCGATGGCGTCGGTGACGGTGGCCGCCGACGCCAAGGGCGACGAGCGCGGCGCGCTGGGCAGCGGGATCTCCACGCGCGGCACGCTCGCGTAAGGCTCCGAGCCCGGCGAGCGCGCCTCGATGCGCGGCGCGCTCGGACGGCTGTGGCGCTCGACGTCCCCGATGCTCCCGCCCAGGCGCTGGCGGCGGATGCGCGCAGCGGACTCGCGACGTGCCTCCAGCCCGGGCAAGAGCAGCGGTGCCAGGAAGGCCTTCACAGCGCGCGCGTCGGCCGGGAAGACGCCCGCCTGTCGCGCGGCGCTGGCGAGCGCCTCGGCGAACGCCTCGGCGGTCGGGTAGCGATCGGAAGGACGCATCGAAAGCGCACCGGCCAGAGCTTCGTCGAAGGCGCGGGGCAACTCGGGGCGGACGTGACGGAGCCGCGGCGGAGGCTCCTTCGAGACCTTCAAGAGCAGGGCGTAGTCGTTCAGCCCCTCGTGCATGCGCTGCCCGCTGAACAGCTCCCACGCCATCACGCCCACGCCCCACACGTCGCAGGTGCGATCGACCGGGCCCGTGCGCGCCTGCTCCGGCGCCATGTAGGCGATCTTGCCCTTCACCACCCCGGTCATGGTCTTGGTCAGGCGACTCGCCGCCTTGGCCACGCCGAAATCGGTGATGCGCGAGACGCCGTCGATGCCGATCAGCACGTTGTGT contains:
- a CDS encoding sigma-54-dependent Fis family transcriptional regulator, with the translated sequence MSRLSLLIDLASLLGREVDLDTLLATACERMAESLRADRASIWLVDAERGDLVTRVALLPEVPELRQPMGQGLAGYVARTGETVRVDEAASDPRFDPSADRATGYHTQSMLVAAIREHGRAPVRGVIQLLNRQDGPFDAEDERYLEALAQQLARALSLTTLRAPDESGPGLMLRGPFNRIVGRSAAMRKVYQRVGLAAQTDATVLLRGETGTGKGLFARAIHVNSPRQGGPFVTVDCTTLPAQLVESELFGHERGAFTGAERRVRGKVEMAHEGTLFLDEIGELPPEMQGKLLRFLQERSYERVGGRETLRADVRVVCATHRDLEKLVAEGKFREDLYFRMRVVVIDVPPLRERGPDEIEILARHFAEMYADRYGRPVPVLEPDALAVLRGHRWAGNVRELEHWVESAVVLSPDGRIADELWPQSRRGAEVAAAALGARDGGVSIPAGLTLDAAMQRYIQATVDTCGGNKTEAAKRLAVGRNTVGRALKK
- a CDS encoding MBL fold metallo-hydrolase — translated: MTFSIRFWGVRGSIAAPGPETAGVGGNTSCVEIVCGASRFILDSGTGIRPLGDALMKEGPVEATLLLSHHHWDHIQGLPFFTPIYIPTTKLTVVGPQTDRLSNIDVLEHQMSSPVFPVRLEELPCALETREVMAGDVLELDGARIRVAKGNHPGGSLAYRIDYAGRSVVYATDTEHYSCVDPSLRALALGADVLIYDSQYTPAEYRGEGGPSRVGWGHSTYEDGAKLAHAADVGQYVLFHHDPRRTDAGVAELEKKAQALFAGSIAAREGLVIGLSGRAVAA
- a CDS encoding Uma2 family endonuclease, which gives rise to MSSSFVALRYAVRPQSEAWVLPEGKVPESVPHDRAAERLKSVLSEWARGLDRPVAVARNLAVRWLEETPRVGIDPDVCVLDPPPPGIDEASSLCLWRPGHQAPSVCFEIVSANHPHKDYRDVHERYAALGTPELVVFDPLLAGPASLGGPVPIQLWRLDETGAFERVYAGPGPVYCEGLDAFLTARERHLIVSDDARGEREWLPAVESAERERAEKERERAEKERERAEKERERAEKERERAERLRAEQERAELAARLAALEARVGLDGPKH
- a CDS encoding sigma 54-interacting transcriptional regulator is translated as MADTITESTTHPQRAALGQPEIGVVVLYSRGPIVPFARSVPASASVGREGDVQIDDAGASRVHARFDNRGAALWVSDLGSRNGTFLNGAAIATSGQLAPPGSVVRVGRTLLLVLADVTPWFAPPVDAAGLVGGPALDDARHSIATIAPTPAPVLILGETGTGKELVANAIHRVSGRSGNFVALNCAAVPSELVDAELFGHTRGAFSGATAARGGLIRAADGGTLFLDEVGEMTPPIQAKLLRTLETREVRSVGEDRVSVVDVRFVAATNRDLVEQVDSGGFRGDLLHRLSGFGISLPPLRSRIEDVGALAEAFLAGSGLALSVLALEQLLLHGWPGNVRELKNVIAAASAVAQRRGHAEIELEDLPRLTVPEPRSRPPAAEDPGERIRRALAQSGGDVAQAARELSTSRTSLYETLRRLGIDAKSFRRR
- a CDS encoding protein kinase codes for the protein MTIPGLDPESAFPERLGRYEVLLPIASGGMGRVFLACSTAMGGFEREVAIKITHEHLRDNLQFFTALIDEARLAGRIRHPNVVSVLDVGEAPDGVFVVMDYVEGESLAGLSRLLTARGQSLPFEIALRVLDDVLSGLHAAHELTDADGVPLSVVHRDVTPHNVLIGIDGVSRITDFGVAKAASRLTKTMTGVVKGKIAYMAPEQARTGPVDRTCDVWGVGVMAWELFSGQRMHEGLNDYALLLKVSKEPPPRLRHVRPELPRAFDEALAGALSMRPSDRYPTAEAFAEALASAARQAGVFPADARAVKAFLAPLLLPGLEARRESAARIRRQRLGGSIGDVERHSRPSAPRIEARSPGSEPYASVPRVEIPLPSAPRSSPLASAATVTDAIGPSAPPSEALTQLAATVVEVAPKARSRAWLAGLALIVVSVVGVAVSMTRSSGSPSAESNASPAPRPAPAASSASLPVVTPAELPVEAVKDDPADATAISPDDLGLEPGAAAAGRRFPRAPALAPSVYAPPEPRANPYKR